The region GCTTGCTGGACTGTTTTGCATGCAATACCGGAAGTTACATTTTCTTATCGATATTTGGCACtaattattgattgaaaatattctatgaTCAACGGTGGATTACCCATTCCTGGAACGCAGTTTCCTTCCCTCCATGCAAAACCCAAATATGCCACACGCCTGGGAATTTCTGTAATTCCATCCGTTGTTTCAAACCATATTCCGTCGGTACCGGTGAAACCGTCCGTTTCGCATCGTCCACCAGCTGCAATATCGTCTGAAAAGATGATGATAATTAGATGGACACGCGGTTTATCTCTAACGTCAATAGCCAGAAAGGAAAGAAACTATTTGCCGAATCGATCatcgggaaatttttttcataaaatttcaatgcTGCCACAAATTTTTACCATCGAAACAAAAGTCggaaaatattgcaaataagTGAATCGTGAACGGATAAAAAGAAAGCTAGTTAGTCGTACAAGAATATTTTGTATCCGTGTAATGAAACTAAACTGTtctcaaagaaagaaaaatctcaCTGGCTCGATAAGTGCGtgcaggaaatttttttccagctATGTCAAATGTATATGCAGAGCTTTCCACGCAAACTCGGGAAACGGTtaatcgtgatattttttaatttcattaacaGCAATGTAGCCACTAACCTGGGGATATGAAATAAGCGGTACTCGTCAAGTACTTTTCGTTGAATATCGTTTTGCTCTGGTAGCGGTTGTATATCGAGAAATTGTGTCTACTTTGCAGATCTGCGATGTCGCTGTAGAGTATCGCCGCCTAGAAAATAATTGGCACACATCTATATTCAACCAATTTTACCAACCGAGTGGCCCTTGGTAATTTCTGTACATCATCCAGCCGTTTGGCCAACTGTGAGTATGATAACGCGCAAATAATGATCACCTGTATTGCGGCAATGTTCCCGTAAGTGTCGTATTCGAGACAAACGCGACCATCACCTTCCCGGCAATACACGGACAAATTCAAGGAAGTTACACCTGACACTTCGACCCAACCCTCGGAAATGGCATCGACTTTCGTACGAGGCATCTGGTAGTAGCTCGACAAGTGGCATGGGTCTACCGACTGTGATTTCCACGTGACTGAAATTTGGTAACAATGAAATGTTGGTCGAATCCCGAAGAAAAgtggaatgaaaaaacgaaaactatGCCATTCTCGTTCTGATTGTAAACGAATAATGaatagaaagttttcgtcTCTTGAGCACCcgatgtaagaatgtatgtagatgaatgtttacatgttggaatcttaataatcgtaaacgaataattacCACGAAGATCGTTCCACTCGACAGCAGATGCCGTGGCTGAAACAATCAATGATGAGAAGTAAATTAGTttcgtgtttgaaaaatacgtCATCTATCCACACGCACGGTGATGCCATGGCGAAAATAATTCCTACGTCAAACTGCGAAAAACTGCAGGTACGTAGAAAATCGTATAAAAGCGTCAAAGAATGGTAATAATTATGAGAAATCGTTGTATTGTTCgcagaaaaatgtaaattcttatgccaaaattataaaaatctacGTACTTTCTACGAAAAATCATAGAATTTTACGTATTGAAAGTGGATTTAATTTTCTGCTGTAGAATCTCGTAGAATACTACGAGGATTgaaggaaaattataaatatccACGATTTTTTACGGAAGATAATGTCAATTTCGGACTCAGGGATTATGAAGCTTTGTTTCTTGGTAGATCAGCATTGAATTTCGTAGAAAACTGCTACCTTCtacaaaatataacaaaaatttgcaattttctatgaaaaataattataatttcggAACCAAACAAcgtgaatttaattatttttttttttttactttatagtactataaaaatttcgttgaaaagtaCAACATCTTATGAACTCCATGAATTCTCatgagagagtaaaaaaatttacaaaaacttGTGATGATCGTCAATTTTAGAATTTGATTTTAAGACGATAACATTAcgaaaatgtatgaaaaagtttgaaattcaattttctggACACCGCTTGACGTCGCATCTCTCTCGCAACGAAAACTTATTGCAGTCAAGTTAAGTACCCGGCTAAATTTCGATCTACATCCGAAAACCGTTCTAATTCTCATATTCCGAGTACGATCTGGACAGATTTAGCTAATCTGTCGTATGTTTCTGGAATCATCTTGTCTTAATAGGGGTGAgtcttgtaaaaaaaaaactgtaacaGTCACTATTTTGACTACAGACGACATAGATTTTTCTTCCATAGAgctgtgtaaaatttattagaaagctacgagtttcaaatacgagtgagaaaaatcataataatgtACGGagaaaatgtgatttttttgaatacgTAAACGAGAGAAGGCTATGCgtaatttatgaaaatgtGGGATTTATTacgaaaaagtaaaatacccTGCCAAAAAGTACACGGTAATCTACGAAAAATGATTAACTTTTACAGAAATTAAGACCGCACGATTACAGAGAAGTAAAAAcaagcaggaaaaaaaaagaaaaactcagATATATATCGGGCAAAATTAATGCGATCTATGAAAAATTCTACGACAAAACTGCGAGAGTTTTCCAAAGATTGTACAAATTATTAGAAGATTCTACAACAAATTCGCCAGGTTTTATTTGAGTAATTGCAATTCGGGTTCGTTTAATatcacaaattttgaaaaaaggtttGCATGCTTATTTATATTTGATGTTCCATAAACTTCTGTTATTGAAAAGCTTTAGAGATGATAACTTACCGGTGATCAGGAACAGTACTGCAATGGTGGTCTTCATGCTGGCAAACTGAATATCAGCTACAGAATGAATTTAGTATTTTTTGACGAGGCCTTATATACGAACCTTCTGACCAGATTGAACGACACGGAATTTGAGTACCGTAATGCAAAGAGGGATCTCGCATTAACTTTAATCCGCTGGTCGCTTGTTAATTACTGTCGTCTTGAATAGACTGATCTTTAAACAAAGACCGGAGCTTTCAAATACAAGTCGAATGTAAAGGACAGCGCTAATCTGTGCCGGGTTGACAATCTCATCGCTAAATTGCAACACCTACATTACTTGCACCTAACAATGCAGTTGAACGTAAATATCGATGCTATTCAAATCATCTGCGAAACTCTTCAATTgggacaaaatttttcaaacgtatCCCGTACTCCTCGAGTCATCGCCTTTTGTTACATGACCCgactgaataataaatttcgcgCTCTTACGCGATGCCTTTTAATTCTGTTTACAATCCATCATTCGGCGTAATACGTTTGGCGCATGTAAAGTTGGGTAAAATACTCGGTATTTTCACAGGTGATTCCAGATATCTGCGTAACTTTTTCTAACGCTTGCAATGCGTGATATAAACGTGATTGTTCTCcggttaattaatttttacaaatacaatcaagtaaataaatttgcaGTCCCGTTCGTTTCTGTACAACTTGTGTCCTGAGTCaataattgcaaatttttgattcattcTTCTATCAAGACTCTGCGATaatgtcattaaaaatattgtgaaagCGCAAGCAAATTTGAAACTGAGGAATTGTAAttagaatttataaaataaaaacccaTGTGTCATACGTGTATTAATTGACATAGACTACGACAGAAATTGCGCTTTGTATTCAACCAATTCTTCGGTTTATAACTCTTGAGCGTAAATTTGTTCTATCGAATATGGCTTTCGAAAATTTACCGTACGGTTTGTTGAGAACATCtcagaaaaaatcaaaagttgaaatgtaaatattttaatacttataaaattttcttcgcaCGAGTTTGAACCGCTTCGTTACAATTGTCGACACTTGAAGTTAAATCCCTGAAATCCCTGTTCAATTTCATGCAGGTTCAAGAAATTTGGTTATTTTTCGTGTATTGGAGAAAAACCCGTTATATGCAACGCTTGCAAAATGACGGTTTGAAGAAACACGTGTGTTTCCTGGTTTATCGATTTAtcccacaatattttaaaattgtatGAGATCTTAATTTCACTGtcagtaatatttttttaccaatatATATCTTGATATTCGTGAGATTCTCGTTCGAAAAAAAACGTGGCACAAAATGTATTGAACCCAGTCCATATGGATTGACCGATTTGTAACTCGTTTCACATTCGCGTTTTCTGATCAAGCTCTGAATCATGTTTGTGCTGTTTCCCAAAATACGAATGCGGTATGGCGGATGTACGCATATGTCATCGAGCAGGAGCTGTCATTGAAAAACAATATGACCAAGActtcaagtttttatttacaaaaaaacatgtatccaattttttgaaacttttacgCGTCTTTGTGTAGCGTTATTAATGAATCACTTGAAAGGTATATTGCATAAATATAACCGTTAGTAAATTACGAAGATTTTAAATGGACAACGAAGTCCCATCGCTGTCGAATATACTGACGGATAGTAATTCGGATGTGTCGATTCAAGACAAAGCGGACCAAAAGTTTACACAAGAGATCGACAAGGATGATTACAGCGAGGAATCCTTATCGAGGGATGAAAGTAGCGGTTCGGCGGCTTGCAGCTCGGCTTATGACCGGCAAAATTTTTCCCAAGTAAATGACCTTGCGAATGACGgtgaagatttgaaaaaattaacggaGGTTATCGAAAATCCTGAAAAAACGCCGTCCAAAGATACGATTGTCAACGAAACCGCAATTGGTGACGAAACCTTTTCGCCTCATtccgatgaaatttttgaaagaaataaaatcctTCAGGAGCGAATATCCGAATTGAATAAAGTTGTGCAATCTCTGAGAGGAGAATTGCagagagaaatttctctctGGCGAAAAGAACGtgacgagtttcaaatacttgaagaaaaaagcgACCTGTTGGCTCTTGAAGAAGCCACAGCTGCAGCACGCGCAGCGGCCGAAGCATACGCCGCAGAATCTCCTCTGTCCAACGATTTGGACAACATCCAATTTAATTACTACAATCACACCACCAACTATGGCAAGTTTCTTTTCACATAAGtatgatcaaattttttgtgtaaaatgGCCTGCAGTTATTTCCCTCAAattcaaattgtttttaaactttcaaattcttttcaattggtgcgttccgaaattagcTTCTAGAGCTGTCACACATTTTTTATCTCCATTGCGCAGCCGAGTTCGTGAGTAGCTCTGCCTCTGGCCTAGGGAGTTTTCAAACACTGCTAGTTTGTTTCGGAACGCATCCAATGTCGTTTAAAAACATCCTGATTcgtaggaaaatttttataagtTTGAAGAGTTCAATTTTTGGCATGGTTTTATCTCAACAATATGGcggcgaaaaaaataatcagctgatcgttttTCGTGAACCGTATTAGCATTTAAGCGCAAAAAACCTCGTGCAAGCTATCGGTCTTTTAGCTTGGGATATTGAATGTGTACGGAGTCGAAAATTTGGTAATGAACCATTTTCACAGTTAAATCAGACACGTTTGGTGTACCGTTTTACGCTTCGTCACAAGATGGCGCAGTTGAAAGTTTGGAAATCTAGATTGAATTCCAGTTGCGCTTCCGCGACTAAATCGCTTTGAACACTCGTATTTTTCAGGTAACATTCTCGACGTAAATCCGGAACAAACGCTGAGCGAGTTAACGATACTAGAGTACGAAAAGAAGCTTGCAAAGTACCAGGATGCACTAGCGTTAGCTCAGGCCGAAAAGCGATACAACATGCGCCGTCAGCTGGCCGCGAATACTTATCGTCACAAATTGATGGAAGTCGAACGTCTCTGCGACGAAGAATTGGAAAAGATCAGGCAAAATGCGAATTCCCTTCAGCCCTTGAAGCGAATGGTTTCGCAATGGTACAGCGACGATCGTTGCGGTGGCGACGTTGACAAATCGAGTAATCCTTCGGATCAGCTTCAGAActccttttccttttcatcTCAAAATGGTTACACGAGGACCACGTACTGTGATATACCGCGTGTTGCTAAAGTCGACGCTGAGGTCAATATGGCACCAGAAATCTTTGTCGCAAAATTTAATCTCTG is a window of Neodiprion pinetum isolate iyNeoPine1 chromosome 4, iyNeoPine1.2, whole genome shotgun sequence DNA encoding:
- the LOC124216876 gene encoding uncharacterized protein, whose protein sequence is MKTTIAVLFLITATASAVEWNDLRVTWKSQSVDPCHLSSYYQMPRTKVDAISEGWVEVSGVTSLNLSVYCREGDGRVCLEYDTYGNIAAIQAAILYSDIADLQSRHNFSIYNRYQSKTIFNEKYLTSTAYFISPDDIAAGGRCETDGFTGTDGIWFETTDGITEIPRRVAYLGFAWREGNCVPGMGTHYFYDVGTYSECRSIQPWTLLAQDGQLIGFALQGFGSTTYKNRNYYEDFPASAIKAAIPTAPKCVIDSFTEYGVIAMHIYFVSKPWEIQC
- the LOC124216873 gene encoding uncharacterized protein, whose translation is MDNEVPSLSNILTDSNSDVSIQDKADQKFTQEIDKDDYSEESLSRDESSGSAACSSAYDRQNFSQVNDLANDGEDLKKLTEVIENPEKTPSKDTIVNETAIGDETFSPHSDEIFERNKILQERISELNKVVQSLRGELQREISLWRKERDEFQILEEKSDLLALEEATAAARAAAEAYAAESPLSNDLDNILDVNPEQTLSELTILEYEKKLAKYQDALALAQAEKRYNMRRQLAANTYRHKLMEVERLCDEELEKIRQNANSLQPLKRMVSQWYSDDRCGGDVDKSSNPSDQLQNSFSFSSQNGYTRTTYCDIPRVAKVDAEVNMAPEIFVAKFNLCQSDYPSTSIESGSSWITESDYNLKSVNGAAANPPHWKTSHYNLSTSIMNGNP